A section of the Triticum dicoccoides isolate Atlit2015 ecotype Zavitan chromosome 7A, WEW_v2.0, whole genome shotgun sequence genome encodes:
- the LOC119334639 gene encoding protein FD-like gives MANYRLGGGGNGHYEMAAAAAAAWREPESPQLSLMSGCSSLFSISGLRDDDADLHLLTGARSLPSTPVSFGGFPGGDEVDMELRQGGGSSGEDPRTIRMMRNRESALRSRARKRAYVEELEKEVRRLVDDNLKLKKQCKELKREVAALTLPTKSSLRRTSSTQF, from the exons ATGGCGAACTACCGGCTCGGCGGCGGTGGCAACGGGCACTACGAGATGGCGGCAGCAGCGGCTGCGGCGTGGAGGGAGCCGGAGAGCccgcagctgagcctcatgagtggGTGCAGCTCCCTCTTCTCCATCTCCGGCCTGCGCGACGATGACGCCGACCTCCACCTCCTCACCGGCGCGCGCTCGCTGCCGTCCACGCCGGTCTCGTTCGGCGGGTTTCCTGGCGGCGATGAGGTCGACATGGAGCTGCGGCAGGGCGGCGGGAGCAGCGGCGAGGACCCGAGGACCATCCGGATGATGCGGAACAGGGAGTCCGCGCTGCGCTCAAGGGCCAGGAAGAGG GCATATGTGGAGGAACTCGAGAAGGAGGTTCGACGTCTGGTGGATGACAACCTCAAGCTGAAGAAACAGTGCAAAGAG CTGAAGCGGGAAGTGGCCGCCCTGACCCTGCCCACCAAGAGCtctctccggcgaacctcgtccACCCAGTTCTGA